Genomic segment of Sarcophilus harrisii chromosome 4, mSarHar1.11, whole genome shotgun sequence:
CTTCCCACTTTAGCTTAATCATAGGTGGCTCACATGCGGAGGGAAATGGGACATTATGGTTATGAAGGATCTCCATGGGCCAGAGGTTGAGGCTTATATGACTCCTCAGTCTCAGCCTTCTCTCCTGAGGGTGATGCTGGAGAGTCCAGGCTGATGGAATAATGCCACATGCTTTTAGTGACTTGGATATGCCATGGGCCTTGCCTGATCCTTTAGAGCATATATTTCAGATCAGTTCAGAGTATTTCTCTTAAAATCCTGGAGGGATCTTTGGGAAAACAGGGTCtgtaaatgaacttttcctttttagtctctttctttttcaatagtaTACAAGGATCAGCccagaagaaaggaaatcaaaCCACTGTTGTAGCACTCTGGAGATTTAAGGAGACTTAAAGATGCCTGGTCTCACCTTCTTCCATGAAGTCGGGTTCTGTCAGTGGTGGGAGGCTGAGAAAACTCATTGACTGATTATTATAAGCTAGAAGGAAACCATCTTGTCAACAATCTTTTCGTTTTatagagggagaaatggaggcCAAGAGCAGGGGAAATGACCTGACTAAAGTCACACAACGATTCCAGTCTGGGTCCCGACTCTAGTTCCGTTTTTCCCACTACACTGGCTGAATAGAAGCTGGTTATCATCCATGGTCTGTGCCTGGAGTTGATGAGCCATCACAcacctgtttctttttctcctcttctccccttcccctaagCAGTGGAGGTGAAGCCAGTGCTGTGTGGGGCCATGCCAGGCTCTGTCGGGGGCGGCAGGGGCGGAGGCAGCCCTAGTCCAACAGAGCTTCGGGGAGTGGGCCCCGCCGCCATCGACCCTGTGCTGCGAGAGCAGCAGCTACAGCAAGAGCTCCTGGCCCTCAAGCAGCAGCAACAGCTTCAAAAGCAACTACTCTTCGCTGAGTTCCAGAAGCAGCATGATCACCTGACCCGGCAGCACGAGGTCCAGCTGCAGAAGCATCTTAAGGTGAGAACCTCCTTTCCGCTGCCTGCCGGGTGACTGTTTCCCAGAGCATGCAGGTTAAGCTGTGGCTCTGGCTGTGGCTGTGACGGTTTCTGCTTTGGATCCCAGGTCTCCCTGAACCTCCTCATCAGCTCCTGGGAGTACTAGCTCCTCTTGAAAAACGGGCCTGGCGCCTTGCCTTTGGCCCAGAAGACTTTATTTAACTTTTGCTTTCTACATCTGCCTGATCCCTGAACCAGACACTGAACCTTTTGGATCATCCTAGTCCTGGAGCCTGCTTGGCTCTGTGTTCTGAGACTTGTCACATTTGATCCCCAGTTACCCTGCTCTCTCTTGCTGTTGCCACCCATGGCGCTTTAGGCTGGCACCTCTTCTCTGCAGACTCCATCTGCGGCAGTGGGTTTTCTAGGGTTAATTTTCTAGGCCCAGTTGCCATAGCAGCAGGCAGTGTTGCATGATGGTTAGGGAACTGTCCTTGGATTCAGGCGATGTGGCTTCCATTCCTGCTTTGGACTTGCACTGGCTGTGCCGCTCTGGGAGTGCCCAGACTGCTCCCCTTCACTTGCAGAGCAGGGGCAAGCCTGCATTGGCCAAGGGAGTTCCTCATGCTGTATGTGAGTGTATACTCACAGGTCCAATGCAGAAACAGATTTGCAGGGGCAATGTGGTGGTTAGTGACGAGAGACTTCTCTTTGTTTGGaataggaagatttgaattcaaatgctgATGCATACATTTGTCTACTAGCAAGTCCTAGACAACTCAGGACACAAAGTTGCCACTGAACGCCTGCTTTTCATTGGTGAAAGGAGTTCCACATCAGGAATTCCCCGTACTAATGAAATCGTAGGTTCTGACCAAAAAAAGCCTCTTTACAAGGGCAAAGAGCGTATGCACCAGTGCTGCGGTTTAAAGGTTCTAAAGTCTGCTGATTCCCTGGGCCTATAGAATCTGTGGGACTACAGCAATGTGCCCCCTTGTGGTCCCTTTGGAAATGACATCATCTGCCTGGGAATACTCCTTCCCTCTTTGAGGGTTTGGCCCGCTGGGCTTGGAGAGCCACAGACTCCTTAGCCTTTCAAGGAGCCTGTTTTCTTGGTGCATTTGGGAGATGTTCCGCTGATCACTGGCTAGCTTTGCCTCCGCTGACCAAGCAAAAAACAAGGAAGTAGGGGACACATGGAGTGTTCTTACTGTCTTGACAATCAGAATAATTAAAATCCAGCACACAGATTACCCCCCAAACTCACAAAAGATGTTCCCTTTCCTTACAGTGGGAGAGGGAATTGTGCTTCTCTGAGACACTCTCTCTTTACTTTCTGCTCCAGTCTCTTCTTGAGACTTGAGTCCTTTCTCTCTTGTCTACTTCTCCCTTGCCTTTTATTCTTTCACGATCATGGTTCTTTCTGGATCCTAAAGTCAGACAGTTGGGATCAGAGTGAAGGACTATAGCCTGTGGCTTTCTGTCCTGTCCCTTGCTTAACTTCTTCTGGTCTTCTCTGCTCTTTTAGCTGATGTAATACCCTCTCCCCTCTGTAGCAGCAGCAGGAGATGCTGGCTGCCAAGAGGCAGCAGGAACTGGAGCAGCAGCGTAAGCGGGAACAGCAGCGGCAAGAAGAGCTGGAGAAGCAGAGGCTCGAACAGCAGCTGCTCATcctgagaaacaaagagaaaagcaaagagagTGAGGGTCCTGCTTCCCCTTCCTAGTGCCCCGGGTCTCTTGGCTCCATCACCTGTTTCCTTCCAGACCTACCTGCTGGGCATCCTTGCTTTTCCATCTCATTTAGACATTGCCTGTGGAATTCACGTGTGTCTTGGCTCCTTTGTTCTGTACTGAGTCCAGTCTTAGAACCCACAGAGGGAGTGGGGTCAAGGTAGCTATTTTTGGGATGCCTTGATCTTAATGGCTGGTGATAGCTGCCACCTCTCTCCTGCCCTACAGGTGCCATTGCTAGCACTGAGGTAAAACTGAAGCTCCAAGAGTTTCTCTTGAGCAAATCGAAGGAGCCAACACCAGGCGGTCTCAACCATTCCCTCCCGCAGCACCCCAAATGCTGGTAGGTGACAGTAGCAAAGGCATGTATCATGGAGGGGTgaagtgtgtgtctgtgtgcaaaCAAAATAGAACACATGTTTCACGGACATATTCTCTCATTCAAATAATAGCCATTTATGAAAAGTATAAAAGGGATCTTTCTACTGTCTATGGAGCTATGTTAATCTTATGTTAACCTGAGTTTTTTTTGGATTTGGTTCTGCATAATGTTCTTTACCTCTTAAGTTTTAGTGCAGTTGTTTGGAATATTTGTATATTCTCTGCAGCTAAGACTTGAGGCAGTCTTGAGGCTAAGGTTCTGTTCTTTTAGGCTGAGGGCTCCCTGTTAATGGGAATTctcttatttatattcatttcagGGTTTTCCACATAAAAATTGACAATGAACTTGACTAACGATTCActgattctgtctctcttccccctaattctttccttttcctttctaggGGAGCCCATCATGCTTCATTGGACCAGAGTTCCCCTCCCCAGAGTGGTCCCCCTGGGACACCCCCTTCCTATAAGCTTCCTCTGCTTGGGCCCTATGATAGCCGAGATGATTTTCCACTTCGGAAAACAGGTAAGCTTAATCCATTCCTACCTTTGAATCTGTAGGTTCTACATTAGCTGACAGTGCTCAGTGACTGGAAATAGTAGTCCTAGAGAGAATCAGGGATGTTGCTAGAAACCACAATTACCACAGCTTGATCACCTGCTTGAAATTCTATTGGGAGAGCCACAGTCTCATTGAGACAAGGATCTGAGCCATGTTCCCTTTCCCACAGCCTCGGAACCCAATTTGAAGGTGCGTTCCAGGCTAAAGCAGAAGGTGGCTGAACGAAGGAGCAGCCCCCTCCTTCGAAGAAAGGACGGGACTGTCATCAGCACCTTTAAGAAGAGAGCTATCGAGATCACAGGTGCCTAGGGGCTGGTGGAGGCTGGAGGGTATCTCTGTCTCCACAAGGGGCCAGTGGAGGCTGGAGCCTGGGATTGCTGGCGGGGGTGAACACAGGTCACGGGGTGATACCTGTGTCCTTGTGCAGTGTCATCTGTGTGTAACAGTGCCCCAGGATCCGGCCCCAGTTCCCCCAACAGCTCCAACAGCACCATTGCTGAGAACGGCTTCACTGGCTCCGTCCCTAACATCCCCACTGAGGTATGAGCCACCCAGACAGACGAGGTGGGAAAAATTCCCCAAAGTAGGATGAACTAGTCCCTATGATGGTAGGCCATTGAGCAAAGTTTCCAGTAAGCAAACCAATTCTTGTCCCTgttctcccttttaaaaaatacaaaacgtaaaggtcccttttcctttttctacccAGGAAAATGTTCAGCTGTCCTCTGGGATAGGGagttcctctcctttcttttccattaaaagaCTCGATCCCCTTGTCCCTACAGTAGTGGGGTCCTCCTGCCTAGGTCACTAAGCTGCCTTTTGCCTCTTACTAGCCCCTCAATTTTTCCATGAGAAGTCCTATCTTGTGGTTGCTGTCTCAGTTAGCTAGATTTCTCCCTTTCCTTACCTTTACTATTTACTATCgtgcttatttttcttctctgactgCCTTCCAGATGCTCCCTCAGCACCGTGCCCTTACTTTGGACAGCTCCCCTAACCAGTTCAGTCTCTACACGTCCCCTTCCCTGCCCAACATTTCCTTAGGACTACAGGCCACAGTCACAGTCACCAATTCGCATCTCACTGTGAGTATAGATTGCAGATAACTCACCTTCCCTGTCCAGGAACCCCCCAAAGGCTGTTCTCCATCAGTCATAGTGGTGAGGGCGTTTGGTGTCATACTCCCTGGACTTGATTCACAGTGAGCTGAGACTGGGATATCAGTCCACAAGGGGCTTCACAGAGGTTCAGGCAGCGTGGGGGGAACCAAAAGGGGCGGTTGGGTGGAGTTAGAAACGGGGATGGCAGCTGGGATTTAGGTGGTGTTGGGGGAAGAGAGGACCCAAAGATGTGGGGTTAGCTCCTCACCCTCCTGGCCTCCCCACACCAGGCCCCCCAGAAGCTGTCAACGCAgcaggaggcagagagacaggccATCCAGTCCCTTCGGCAGGGAGGGGCACTGACGGGCAAGTTCATGAGTACGTCCTCGATCCCAGGTTGTCTACTGGGTGTGGCGCTGGAGGGCGACGTCAACCCCCATGGGCATGCCTCTCTGCTGCAGCACGTGCTGCTCCTGGAGCAGGCCCGGCAGCAGAGCACCCTCATAGCTGGTGAGCCATGGAAACCAGAACCAGCATGAATTGGTTCCTTCTCCCAGGGTGGGGGTGAAGCCGGTGGGGAAAACCAGAGCCAGGATGTGGCGGGTGCTTTTGTGGCTCTTGTCACAGCTTGTAACTTTGCTGGAGTCATCCTCTCTAGAAATATTTATTACACTGACAGGAGACCTGGTGCTTATAATAggtatttgaaatatattttaaggaatacacatcttcctttcttctcagtcTTTTGAGGAACACTCGGcatctgccctcagggagctctTACTCTGATGGAAAGGGCCTTCTTTCTGTTCTCATGAGCTTTGCAATCTGACTTGAGAGATGGCATATCAAAGAAACAATGATAGAAATTTATGGAAtcaatagaaatacaaaattataaaagtgaagggagggaaagaggtgTATCACAGATTGGACTAGTGATTTTACAACGGACTAGCTAGAATTTTCTGTCATTAATTGAAAGTTGATTCAAACTGTACATAAGTTCGTATAGTGGGAAGGGAGCTGGCCGGTCCTTTGGAGCTGCTTCCTCTGGGTTTTGCCTTTTATGTGGAGTGGTGACTTAGAGAAGGTTCCTAGGAACTGATGCCAGCTTTCTCTCCCTGAGCAGTGCCACTCCACGGCCAATCCCCATTGGTAACTGGCGAACGCATCGCCGCCAACATGCGGACAGTAGGCAAGCTGCCCCGACATCGCCCGCTGAGCCGAACACAGTCCTCCCCATTGCCACAGAGCCCCCAGGCCCTGCAGCAGCTTGTGAtgcagcagcagcaccagcaaTTTTTGGAAAAGCAGAAGCAACAGCAGCTGCAGCTCGGCAAGGTGGGtttgagaaaagggaaagataagtAACCAGCAGCAAGCAAGGCGAAGCCCCCCTAGGTGGAGTCCAGAATCTGTGGTGCCCAGAGGGCAAAGAGGCAAGATGGGGCAGCGTCTCTTAGTCCATCTGCTTTCCCCCCACCTTTTGTGCCTTTCTTGGAGACATCTGTCTCAGGAACCAACAGAAAATGGGCAACTGCTTTTCCATCTGCCTGCTCCTAGATCCTCACCAAAACAGGAGAGTTACCTCGGCAGCCCACTACACACCCTGAGGAGACGGAAGAAGAACTTACAGAGCATCAGGAAGGGCTGCTAAGAGAGAGATCCCTGCCTGTGCCTGGGGATGGCTCCACAGAAAGCGAAAGCCCACAAGAAgatctggaggaggaggaggaggaagaggaagaggaggatgactGCATTCAGGTCAAGGATGAAGGCAGTGAAATTGGCTTGGATGAGAGTCCTTTGTTAGAAGAGTCCAGCGGGGACTACAAGCAGGTGACCCCCTTCTCCTTACTTGTTGTGTACATCATGACCTTCACCTCCTGTAGTCTGCTGGCCTGCTGCCATTTATCCAGCCTCCAGCTTTTCACAAGTGTGGAAAATTagatttattacatattttcaaAGGGATAAAGGGGAGTGAGAAAGGACTTAGTggatcatttcttttcatttgtttgccGGCCTCCTTGATTTGATCTGTGTTTGTCCTTGTGACTGTCTGGCTTCCTACATGTCTCTGACTCCCTAGCTGCCTGTACCCCTGGCAGTCAGCACGTGGCTGAATGTGTCTCTCTGCGTCTGTTCCTGCGTCTGTCCCTATGCGTGCATGCCTGTGTGTGTACACACCCACTCTTACTAC
This window contains:
- the HDAC5 gene encoding histone deacetylase 5 isoform X6, producing the protein MNSPNESVEVKPVLCGAMPGSVGGGRGGGSPSPTELRGVGPAAIDPVLREQQLQQELLALKQQQQLQKQLLFAEFQKQHDHLTRQHEVQLQKHLKQQQEMLAAKRQQELEQQRKREQQRQEELEKQRLEQQLLILRNKEKSKESAIASTEVKLKLQEFLLSKSKEPTPGGLNHSLPQHPKCWGAHHASLDQSSPPQSGPPGTPPSYKLPLLGPYDSRDDFPLRKTASEPNLKVRSRLKQKVAERRSSPLLRRKDGTVISTFKKRAIEITVSSVCNSAPGSGPSSPNSSNSTIAENGFTGSVPNIPTEMLPQHRALTLDSSPNQFSLYTSPSLPNISLGLQATVTVTNSHLTAPQKLSTQQEAERQAIQSLRQGGALTGKFMSTSSIPGCLLGVALEGDVNPHGHASLLQHVLLLEQARQQSTLIAVPLHGQSPLVTGERIAANMRTVGKLPRHRPLSRTQSSPLPQSPQALQQLVMQQQHQQFLEKQKQQQLQLGKILTKTGELPRQPTTHPEETEEELTEHQEGLLRERSLPVPGDGSTESESPQEDLEEEEEEEEEEDDCIQVKDEGSEIGLDESPLLEESSGDYKQVFTDTQQLQSLQVYQAPLSLASVSHQALGRTQSSPAAPLGMKSAPELPTKHLFTTGVVYDTFMLKHQCMCGNTHIHPEHAGRIQSIWSRLQETGLLSKCERIRGRKATLDEIQTVHSEHHTLLYGTSPLNRQKLDSKKLLGPISQKMYAVLPCGGIGVDSDTVWNEMHSSSAVRMAVGCLVELAFKVASGELKNGFAIIRPPGHHAEESTAMGFCFFNSVAITAKLLQQKLSVGKVLIVDWDIHHGNGTQQAFYSDPSVLYISLHRYDNGNFFPGSGAPEEVGGGPGVGYNVNVAWTGGVDPPIGDVEYLTAFRTVVMPIAQEFCPDVVLVSAGFDAVEGHLSPLGGYSVTAKCFGHLTRQLMKLAGGRVVLALEGGHDLTAICDASEACVSALLSVELEPLDEAVLQQKPNLNAVATLEKVIEIQSKHWSCVQRNAAGVGRSLQEAQAGEVEEAETLSAMALLSVGAEQAGPSHTPRPLEEPMEQEPAA
- the HDAC5 gene encoding histone deacetylase 5 isoform X2, whose product is MLLMPKAQGLVKMLQTIYETESCFSSDGMSGREQSLEILSRTPLHSIPVTVEVKPVLCGAMPGSVGGGRGGGSPSPTELRGVGPAAIDPVLREQQLQQELLALKQQQQLQKQLLFAEFQKQHDHLTRQHEVQLQKHLKQQQEMLAAKRQQELEQQRKREQQRQEELEKQRLEQQLLILRNKEKSKESAIASTEVKLKLQEFLLSKSKEPTPGGLNHSLPQHPKCWGAHHASLDQSSPPQSGPPGTPPSYKLPLLGPYDSRDDFPLRKTASEPNLKVRSRLKQKVAERRSSPLLRRKDGTVISTFKKRAIEITVSSVCNSAPGSGPSSPNSSNSTIAENGFTGSVPNIPTEMLPQHRALTLDSSPNQFSLYTSPSLPNISLGLQATVTVTNSHLTAPQKLSTQQEAERQAIQSLRQGGALTGKFMSTSSIPGCLLGVALEGDVNPHGHASLLQHVLLLEQARQQSTLIAVPLHGQSPLVTGERIAANMRTVGKLPRHRPLSRTQSSPLPQSPQALQQLVMQQQHQQFLEKQKQQQLQLGKILTKTGELPRQPTTHPEETEEELTEHQEGLLRERSLPVPGDGSTESESPQEDLEEEEEEEEEEDDCIQVKDEGSEIGLDESPLLEESSGDYKQVFTDTQQLQSLQVYQAPLSLASVSHQALGRTQSSPAAPLGMKSAPELPTKHLFTTGVVYDTFMLKHQCMCGNTHIHPEHAGRIQSIWSRLQETGLLSKCERIRGRKATLDEIQTVHSEHHTLLYGTSPLNRQKLDSKKLLGPISQKMYAVLPCGGIGVDSDTVWNEMHSSSAVRMAVGCLVELAFKVASGELKNGFAIIRPPGHHAEESTAMGFCFFNSVAITAKLLQQKLSVGKVLIVDWDIHHGNGTQQAFYSDPSVLYISLHRYDNGNFFPGSGAPEEVGGGPGVGYNVNVAWTGGVDPPIGDVEYLTAFRTVVMPIAQEFCPDVVLVSAGFDAVEGHLSPLGGYSVTAKCFGHLTRQLMKLAGGRVVLALEGGHDLTAICDASEACVSALLSVELEPLDEAVLQQKPNLNAVATLEKVIEIQSKHWSCVQRNAAGVGRSLQEAQAGEVEEAETLSAMALLSVGAEQAGPSHTPRPLEEPMEQEPAA
- the HDAC5 gene encoding histone deacetylase 5 isoform X5; its protein translation is MNSPNESAVEVKPVLCGAMPGSVGGGRGGGSPSPTELRGVGPAAIDPVLREQQLQQELLALKQQQQLQKQLLFAEFQKQHDHLTRQHEVQLQKHLKQQQEMLAAKRQQELEQQRKREQQRQEELEKQRLEQQLLILRNKEKSKESAIASTEVKLKLQEFLLSKSKEPTPGGLNHSLPQHPKCWGAHHASLDQSSPPQSGPPGTPPSYKLPLLGPYDSRDDFPLRKTASEPNLKVRSRLKQKVAERRSSPLLRRKDGTVISTFKKRAIEITVSSVCNSAPGSGPSSPNSSNSTIAENGFTGSVPNIPTEMLPQHRALTLDSSPNQFSLYTSPSLPNISLGLQATVTVTNSHLTAPQKLSTQQEAERQAIQSLRQGGALTGKFMSTSSIPGCLLGVALEGDVNPHGHASLLQHVLLLEQARQQSTLIAVPLHGQSPLVTGERIAANMRTVGKLPRHRPLSRTQSSPLPQSPQALQQLVMQQQHQQFLEKQKQQQLQLGKILTKTGELPRQPTTHPEETEEELTEHQEGLLRERSLPVPGDGSTESESPQEDLEEEEEEEEEEDDCIQVKDEGSEIGLDESPLLEESSGDYKQVFTDTQQLQSLQVYQAPLSLASVSHQALGRTQSSPAAPLGMKSAPELPTKHLFTTGVVYDTFMLKHQCMCGNTHIHPEHAGRIQSIWSRLQETGLLSKCERIRGRKATLDEIQTVHSEHHTLLYGTSPLNRQKLDSKKLLGPISQKMYAVLPCGGIGVDSDTVWNEMHSSSAVRMAVGCLVELAFKVASGELKNGFAIIRPPGHHAEESTAMGFCFFNSVAITAKLLQQKLSVGKVLIVDWDIHHGNGTQQAFYSDPSVLYISLHRYDNGNFFPGSGAPEEVGGGPGVGYNVNVAWTGGVDPPIGDVEYLTAFRTVVMPIAQEFCPDVVLVSAGFDAVEGHLSPLGGYSVTAKCFGHLTRQLMKLAGGRVVLALEGGHDLTAICDASEACVSALLSVELEPLDEAVLQQKPNLNAVATLEKVIEIQSKHWSCVQRNAAGVGRSLQEAQAGEVEEAETLSAMALLSVGAEQAGPSHTPRPLEEPMEQEPAA
- the HDAC5 gene encoding histone deacetylase 5 isoform X4, whose protein sequence is MNSPNESDGMSGREQSLEILSRTPLHSIPVTVEVKPVLCGAMPGSVGGGRGGGSPSPTELRGVGPAAIDPVLREQQLQQELLALKQQQQLQKQLLFAEFQKQHDHLTRQHEVQLQKHLKQQQEMLAAKRQQELEQQRKREQQRQEELEKQRLEQQLLILRNKEKSKESAIASTEVKLKLQEFLLSKSKEPTPGGLNHSLPQHPKCWGAHHASLDQSSPPQSGPPGTPPSYKLPLLGPYDSRDDFPLRKTASEPNLKVRSRLKQKVAERRSSPLLRRKDGTVISTFKKRAIEITVSSVCNSAPGSGPSSPNSSNSTIAENGFTGSVPNIPTEMLPQHRALTLDSSPNQFSLYTSPSLPNISLGLQATVTVTNSHLTAPQKLSTQQEAERQAIQSLRQGGALTGKFMSTSSIPGCLLGVALEGDVNPHGHASLLQHVLLLEQARQQSTLIAVPLHGQSPLVTGERIAANMRTVGKLPRHRPLSRTQSSPLPQSPQALQQLVMQQQHQQFLEKQKQQQLQLGKILTKTGELPRQPTTHPEETEEELTEHQEGLLRERSLPVPGDGSTESESPQEDLEEEEEEEEEEDDCIQVKDEGSEIGLDESPLLEESSGDYKQVFTDTQQLQSLQVYQAPLSLASVSHQALGRTQSSPAAPLGMKSAPELPTKHLFTTGVVYDTFMLKHQCMCGNTHIHPEHAGRIQSIWSRLQETGLLSKCERIRGRKATLDEIQTVHSEHHTLLYGTSPLNRQKLDSKKLLGPISQKMYAVLPCGGIGVDSDTVWNEMHSSSAVRMAVGCLVELAFKVASGELKNGFAIIRPPGHHAEESTAMGFCFFNSVAITAKLLQQKLSVGKVLIVDWDIHHGNGTQQAFYSDPSVLYISLHRYDNGNFFPGSGAPEEVGGGPGVGYNVNVAWTGGVDPPIGDVEYLTAFRTVVMPIAQEFCPDVVLVSAGFDAVEGHLSPLGGYSVTAKCFGHLTRQLMKLAGGRVVLALEGGHDLTAICDASEACVSALLSVELEPLDEAVLQQKPNLNAVATLEKVIEIQSKHWSCVQRNAAGVGRSLQEAQAGEVEEAETLSAMALLSVGAEQAGPSHTPRPLEEPMEQEPAA
- the HDAC5 gene encoding histone deacetylase 5 isoform X3; protein product: MNSPNESDGMSGREQSLEILSRTPLHSIPVTAVEVKPVLCGAMPGSVGGGRGGGSPSPTELRGVGPAAIDPVLREQQLQQELLALKQQQQLQKQLLFAEFQKQHDHLTRQHEVQLQKHLKQQQEMLAAKRQQELEQQRKREQQRQEELEKQRLEQQLLILRNKEKSKESAIASTEVKLKLQEFLLSKSKEPTPGGLNHSLPQHPKCWGAHHASLDQSSPPQSGPPGTPPSYKLPLLGPYDSRDDFPLRKTASEPNLKVRSRLKQKVAERRSSPLLRRKDGTVISTFKKRAIEITVSSVCNSAPGSGPSSPNSSNSTIAENGFTGSVPNIPTEMLPQHRALTLDSSPNQFSLYTSPSLPNISLGLQATVTVTNSHLTAPQKLSTQQEAERQAIQSLRQGGALTGKFMSTSSIPGCLLGVALEGDVNPHGHASLLQHVLLLEQARQQSTLIAVPLHGQSPLVTGERIAANMRTVGKLPRHRPLSRTQSSPLPQSPQALQQLVMQQQHQQFLEKQKQQQLQLGKILTKTGELPRQPTTHPEETEEELTEHQEGLLRERSLPVPGDGSTESESPQEDLEEEEEEEEEEDDCIQVKDEGSEIGLDESPLLEESSGDYKQVFTDTQQLQSLQVYQAPLSLASVSHQALGRTQSSPAAPLGMKSAPELPTKHLFTTGVVYDTFMLKHQCMCGNTHIHPEHAGRIQSIWSRLQETGLLSKCERIRGRKATLDEIQTVHSEHHTLLYGTSPLNRQKLDSKKLLGPISQKMYAVLPCGGIGVDSDTVWNEMHSSSAVRMAVGCLVELAFKVASGELKNGFAIIRPPGHHAEESTAMGFCFFNSVAITAKLLQQKLSVGKVLIVDWDIHHGNGTQQAFYSDPSVLYISLHRYDNGNFFPGSGAPEEVGGGPGVGYNVNVAWTGGVDPPIGDVEYLTAFRTVVMPIAQEFCPDVVLVSAGFDAVEGHLSPLGGYSVTAKCFGHLTRQLMKLAGGRVVLALEGGHDLTAICDASEACVSALLSVELEPLDEAVLQQKPNLNAVATLEKVIEIQSKHWSCVQRNAAGVGRSLQEAQAGEVEEAETLSAMALLSVGAEQAGPSHTPRPLEEPMEQEPAA
- the HDAC5 gene encoding histone deacetylase 5 isoform X1; protein product: MLLMPKAQGLVKMLQTIYETESCFSSDGMSGREQSLEILSRTPLHSIPVTAVEVKPVLCGAMPGSVGGGRGGGSPSPTELRGVGPAAIDPVLREQQLQQELLALKQQQQLQKQLLFAEFQKQHDHLTRQHEVQLQKHLKQQQEMLAAKRQQELEQQRKREQQRQEELEKQRLEQQLLILRNKEKSKESAIASTEVKLKLQEFLLSKSKEPTPGGLNHSLPQHPKCWGAHHASLDQSSPPQSGPPGTPPSYKLPLLGPYDSRDDFPLRKTASEPNLKVRSRLKQKVAERRSSPLLRRKDGTVISTFKKRAIEITVSSVCNSAPGSGPSSPNSSNSTIAENGFTGSVPNIPTEMLPQHRALTLDSSPNQFSLYTSPSLPNISLGLQATVTVTNSHLTAPQKLSTQQEAERQAIQSLRQGGALTGKFMSTSSIPGCLLGVALEGDVNPHGHASLLQHVLLLEQARQQSTLIAVPLHGQSPLVTGERIAANMRTVGKLPRHRPLSRTQSSPLPQSPQALQQLVMQQQHQQFLEKQKQQQLQLGKILTKTGELPRQPTTHPEETEEELTEHQEGLLRERSLPVPGDGSTESESPQEDLEEEEEEEEEEDDCIQVKDEGSEIGLDESPLLEESSGDYKQVFTDTQQLQSLQVYQAPLSLASVSHQALGRTQSSPAAPLGMKSAPELPTKHLFTTGVVYDTFMLKHQCMCGNTHIHPEHAGRIQSIWSRLQETGLLSKCERIRGRKATLDEIQTVHSEHHTLLYGTSPLNRQKLDSKKLLGPISQKMYAVLPCGGIGVDSDTVWNEMHSSSAVRMAVGCLVELAFKVASGELKNGFAIIRPPGHHAEESTAMGFCFFNSVAITAKLLQQKLSVGKVLIVDWDIHHGNGTQQAFYSDPSVLYISLHRYDNGNFFPGSGAPEEVGGGPGVGYNVNVAWTGGVDPPIGDVEYLTAFRTVVMPIAQEFCPDVVLVSAGFDAVEGHLSPLGGYSVTAKCFGHLTRQLMKLAGGRVVLALEGGHDLTAICDASEACVSALLSVELEPLDEAVLQQKPNLNAVATLEKVIEIQSKHWSCVQRNAAGVGRSLQEAQAGEVEEAETLSAMALLSVGAEQAGPSHTPRPLEEPMEQEPAA